The genomic DNA CCGGCGCCCGGATCGACGCCCGCAACGGGCTGATATGGGGCGCGGCGGCCTTCGCGGCGACCGGTCTCGCACCCGCGCTCGGCCTCAGCCCCGAACTGCCGGGCTCAGCGGCCGCGGAGTTGAGCGCGCGGCAGTTCTGGTGGTTCGGGACGATGCTCGCGACGGCGGCCGGTCTTTTCCTGGCGCTCCGGATCTCCACGCCGACAGCAATCGCGGCCGGCCTGGCCTTGATCGTCGCGCCGCACGTCATTGGCGCGCCGCACCCGCAGGAGTTCACCAGCGCGGTGCCGTCGGAGCTGTCCGGGCACTTCGCCGCCGCCTCGCTCGTGATCCATGCCGTAGCCTGGTCGCTGACCGGGGCGGTCGCCGGGTTCACCTGGGAGCGGCTCTCGGCCGGCGAGGAGCCGGCGGCCGCATGACGCCGACGGACGCGGCTGAAGTCGCGTCGCATGCGCGCGCCGATGGGCCCGTAGGCGTGGTTGTCGATATCTGCGTCGCCTGCGGCTCGACGTCGCCGGGAAGCCCTGACGGCCTGCGACTCCACGACGCGCTGGCGGCAGCCTGCGCCGGTGACCCGTCGGTCGCGGTTCGCGCGGTGGATTGTCTCGCGGTCTGCGACCGCCCGGTGACCTTGGCGTTCCGCGCTCTCGGCCGCTGGAGCTATGTTGTCGGCGACGTGCCGGCGAGCGGCGCCGTCACTGACGTGATCGCCGCCGCCAAGGCGGTCTCACGCTCGCCCCACGGCGTTCCACCCATGGCCGAGCGTCCCTCGTTCTTTCGCAAGGGCGTCATCGGGCGCCTCCCGCCCGAGCCGGTGTCGCTCGCCGAGGGTTCCGATAAGGCCCATGCATAAGACCATGATCGCGAGCGCTATCGGGCTGGTCGGCGTCTGCGGCGTCGCCCTGGCGGCGCTATCGACGAACCAGGGCCCCGACCGCGGCGCCGACGGCCACGGCCACGGAGCCGGCGCGAGGTCCATGGCGATGCAGGCCGGCGACGGCGGCCATGACCACGGCAAGCTGCTCTCCCTGCCCCCGGGCCCGGAAGCCCCGACCCTCGAGATCGAGATCATCCCGGACCGGATGAGCGGTTGGAACCTCCGAATCGAGACGACGAACTTCCGCTTCTCGCCGGGGAACGCAAGCGGTCCGCACCGGGCAGGCGAAGGCCACGCCCACGCCTACGTCAACGGCCGGAAGGTCGCCCGCGTTTACGGGCCATGGTTCCACCTCGGCGCGCTTCCCAAAGGCGAGGTCGCGGTGACGGTCACGCTAAACAGCAACGACCACAGAGCCCTCGCCGTGGCGGACGCGCCGCTCGAGGCCACGCGGATTTTAACCGTGGAGTGAGAGCGGAGTCTCGGGTTGGCGCGCTTTTCGGCACCCGGCACATCCTTCTTGCATGACCCGCCATTGATCTATCTCATATTCGGCATGCGACCGCCGTGCGAAGTAGTGGCCGCCCTTCGGTAACCGCGCAAGAGGACAGGTTGGAGTGGACCGCGCCGCCTTGACACCCATCCTCATCACGGTTC from Kiloniellales bacterium includes the following:
- a CDS encoding CbtA family protein encodes the protein MLTRLAKSALAAGIVAGLTVALLQAVTTTPLILEAETYEGGPQAAVTGWGIEPAVLRPAPAPREPLALPIDAEHGENEWGPADGLERTFYTSVTSVGTTFGFALVLLGAMVLAGARIDARNGLIWGAAAFAATGLAPALGLSPELPGSAAAELSARQFWWFGTMLATAAGLFLALRISTPTAIAAGLALIVAPHVIGAPHPQEFTSAVPSELSGHFAAASLVIHAVAWSLTGAVAGFTWERLSAGEEPAAA
- a CDS encoding DUF1636 domain-containing protein — its product is MTPTDAAEVASHARADGPVGVVVDICVACGSTSPGSPDGLRLHDALAAACAGDPSVAVRAVDCLAVCDRPVTLAFRALGRWSYVVGDVPASGAVTDVIAAAKAVSRSPHGVPPMAERPSFFRKGVIGRLPPEPVSLAEGSDKAHA